The sequence below is a genomic window from Paramisgurnus dabryanus chromosome 4, PD_genome_1.1, whole genome shotgun sequence.
CGTCCCAAGACCGAGGTGAGCGTGAGCGCGTTTGCGTTGCTGTTCTCCGAGATGGTGCAGTACTGCCAGAGCCGCGTTTATTCGGTGTCTGAGCTCCAGGCCCGGTTAGCTGACATGGGTCAGGGTGTTGGAGCAAGCCTCCTGGATGTTCTTGTGTTGAGAGAGAAAAATGGAAAAAGAGAGACCAAAGTGTTAAACATACTTCTCTTTATTAAGGTATTTTCCCTGAATATTGCTTAgctaatatttatatatgttaCAGGTGTTAAccctctttctatttctctttagGTAAATGTATGGAAATCATTGTTTGGCAAGGAAGCTGACAAGTTGGAACAAGCCAATGATGATGACAAAACGTACTACATCATTGAAAAGGAACCACTAATAAATGCCTACATATCAGTACCAAAAGAGAACAGCACTTTAAACTGTGCAGCCTTTACGGGTGGCATCGTGGAAGCTATTTTAACCCACAGTGGCTTCCCAGCAAAAGTTACTGTTCACTGGCATAAGGGGACCACACTTATGATCAAGTTTGATGAGGCAGTCATTGCTCGTGATAAAGCTCTTGATGGCAGGTAGAAGATTGACTGCAGTCTGGTTCTAAGTTATGAGTGTTAAATTACTGCGTTttattgtaattgattgtttgtttttcatataTGTTTACATCTTTActgagcccccccccccccccctgctTTAATAACAAGATTAATGAGTCACACATTACAGACTTTATTGTACTGATATTATACAGCAAAAGTTGTTATAAAAGACCTGCATAAACATGATAATTTTTGGATATCTGTCTTTTTTGTCAAGTAACCAAATGTAAAAATTCTGcctcaaatttttttaagggaaagttcacccaaaaacgaAACTATTATTTACTGG
It includes:
- the trappc5 gene encoding trafficking protein particle complex subunit 5, with translation MEVRFTRGKSAILERSLTRPKTEVSVSAFALLFSEMVQYCQSRVYSVSELQARLADMGQGVGASLLDVLVLREKNGKRETKVLNILLFIKVNVWKSLFGKEADKLEQANDDDKTYYIIEKEPLINAYISVPKENSTLNCAAFTGGIVEAILTHSGFPAKVTVHWHKGTTLMIKFDEAVIARDKALDGR